The Henckelia pumila isolate YLH828 chromosome 2, ASM3356847v2, whole genome shotgun sequence genome includes a window with the following:
- the LOC140884517 gene encoding late embryogenesis abundant protein 47-like, whose protein sequence is MSQEQPSRNINLQELVDNNGIQADAVKKQLRSVGVTCNEQIQLSGNITIGEALEATALTAGHRPVDYSDAAAIQAAEVRATGRTNIVPGGVAAAAQSAATRNARLQRDEDKTKLGEILSDASTKLPSDKAVTRRDAEGVIGAELRNDPNLCTRPGGVAASLAAAARLNQSNISSTNTSTTTPTAPNNEL, encoded by the coding sequence ATGAGCCAAGAACAACCCTCCAGAAACATCAATCTCCAGGAACTCGTCGATAACAATGGTATTCAAGCTGATGCCGTCAAGAAACAGTTGAGATCGGTAGGCGTCACATGCAATGAACAAATCCAGCTATCTGGGAACATCACCATTGGCGAGGCCCTCGAAGCTACGGCCCTAACGGCAGGCCATCGGCCTGTGGATTATAGTGACGCGGCTGCCATACAGGCGGCGGAGGTGAGGGCCACGGGACGAACCAACATTGTGCCCGGTGGTGTTGCTGCAGCTGCTCAATCAGCCGCCACTCGAAATGCTCGTCTTCAGAGGGACGAGGATAAGACTAAACTTGGAGAGATTCTGTCCGATGCGAGCACGAAGCTGCCATCTGATAAGGCGGTGACACGCCGGGATGCAGAGGGGGTGATCGGAGCCGAGCTGAGGAATGATCCCAATCTTTGCACTCGACCCGGAGGCGTGGCTGCGTCTCTTGCTGCTGCTGCAAGGCTTAACCAGTCGAACATCTCTTCTACTAACACTAGCACCACCACTCCTACTGCGCCTAATAATGAATTGTGA
- the LOC140884518 gene encoding uncharacterized protein — translation METPKFEVRRLLKDKRFWFASFIISWAAALQGHMMWLQRQDSFKQKFGDLKPQIESENADENQ, via the exons ATGGAAACGCCAAAATTCGAAGTCCGGCGTCTTCTCAAGGACAAAAGATTCTGGTTCGCTTCTTTCATAATCAGCTGGGCTGCAGCTCTCCAG GGCCATATGATGTGGTTACAGAGGCAAGATTCCTTCAAGCAGAAGTTTGGTGACCTGAAACCACAAATCGAATCTGAAAATGCAGACGAGAATCAATAA